ACGGGCCCATCAAGCATTCCCGGTGATGCAACCGCTACATCCCGTCACCTGGGGGCACGCATGGACCCGCAGCGGCAATTCGGCCACAACCCGGACTGTACAGAGCGCGGTGTCGTCGGCGGGGGGAACATCGTGATCCACAGTCGGGCCGAACAGCGGTACCAGTGTCGAGGGTGCCGGCGGACCTTTCGCTGAGACGGCCGACACGCCGTTCTATCGGCTGCACAAGTCGGCTGAGGTGATGGCCCGGGTACTCACGCTGCTGAGTCATGGCTGCCCGATGCAGGCGATTGTGGCGGCGTTCGGACTCGATGAGCGGACGGTGGCGCGCTGGCTGCCGCCAATACGTCGGGGCCGTCCGCCAAAACGCCCACCTCTGAAGGCTGCCGCATGACCACGGTTCCGTGGGGTGTTACCCCGCACGACCCGTCCAATGTGCAATCGCCCTGGCGCAGGGGCCTTGTCGCGGGATTCCTGAAGCTCTGGGCGCAGGCCCCGGACGAGCCCGCGCCCCCGCGCCTCAGGCTGGTCAAACGTCTCGGTCTGCCAGGAGCCTCAGGCGCGCAAGAGCCGCTTCGCCAGCGGCTTCAGCTGCCGCACTATGCGCCGCTGCGGTCCCAGCATCAGGGCGTTTCGGCCGCGCCGCAGCAGGTGGGCTGGGCTGTCTGCGTCCACCCGCTGGTAGACGAACAGGTGCCCGTCCATCGAGCCAACCTGCTCGAAGCCGATATCCTGCACCGTTCGCCGCAAGACGGTGTCATCCGAGTACAGGTGCCAGGAGTTCTCGGGCGAGGGCGGGCGCGTGTCGAAGCTGGCAATCATCAGCCCGTTCGGGCGCAGCGCACGGTGCAGCTCGCGAACCGTCTCCGCAAAGTGGGGGACGTGCACCAGGACGTCTTTGGCCATGACGGCGTCGTAGGTGTCTGCTGGCAGGGAGACGTCGTTCAGGTCGAGGTAGCCGGCCCGCTGGCCGCGCCGCTCCAGCCGCCAGCGCGCAAACTCGAGGAGCGGGCGCGAGACATCCGCCAGATCGACGGTGTAGCCGAGTGCGCTCAGAAGCTGGGCCAGGTCGCCGATCCCTGAGCCGAAGTCCAGGCAGCGCGGCGCCTCTGCCGGCGGCCGGAGCGCCCGCGCCGCGATCACCGAGGTCGGGTAGATCGCGCCGACAGCCTGGAGGTAGGCGTACCAGCTCAGATCGAAGCTCCAGGACTGCGTCGAGTTGTAGAAGGCGCGCATGCCTTCGAGGGTGGAGCGGTCACCGCTGAACCACTCCTCGACGCTCCAGGCCTCCCAGTTGATGCACCGCGCGACGCACTCGTCGGGGCTCAGTTGATAGTAGGTGCTGAGGTCGTCCAGGATGGCGGTGCGGTGGTCGTCGATGCCCGGCAGCAGGAGCGCCTCGCGGTACACCGTGAACTCGCGGCTCGGCAGGGACGCCTTCCAGGCCTGGGCCATCTCTGACGGCGTGGGCGGCCGGTAGCCAGGGGCCAGCGGGTCGATATGCGTGCCCTGCTTGAGATGGGCGTCGGCAAACGCAGCGGTGGTCACGTGTTGAGCGCTCCTCGGATGCGAGGGATCGGGCGCGGCGATGGCGACGCGCGCGGCGGCCGGAGGCAGCCTCCCTCGGGTATCTCTTTCATCATACGGGTGTGCTCGCTGCGTAGATACCATTCTCGGCGGCCGAAAGGTGAAGATGTCGTGAAATTGCGTGATTATGCTGTAGTCCGACGCGCCAAACGGTCAGTTCGGCTCGCCGGCCCGCCGCCGGAACTGCACCACCAGCGCCGCCAGTCCCGCGTGCCGCGGCAGCTCCAGCGTCGGATCGTGCTCCAGCACCTTCTCGGCGGCCTTGCGGGCGCGCTCCACCAGCCCGACGTCGTCCAGCGTGGCGACCTGCAACTCGGGGAAGCCGCTCTGGCGCACTCCGAAGTAGTCGCCAGGACCGCGCAGCTTCAGGTCGTGCTCGGCCAGCGCGAGGCCGCTGTCCGAGTCCACCAGCACCTGGAGCCGGTTCAGCGTCGCCTCTGACGCTTCCTCGGTCAGCAGCAGGCAGACCGATTGCCGCTGTCCACGCCCGACACGCCCTCGGAACTGGTGCAGCTGCGCCAGCCCGAACCGCTCCGCCCCCTCGATCAGCATGACGCTGGCGTTGGGGATGTCCACGCCCACCTCGACGACGGCCGTCGAGACCAGCACGTCAAACTCGTGGTCGCGGAACTCGCGCATAACGCGGTCCTTGTCGGCCGGCCGCATCCGCCCGTGGAGCAGCCCGAGCCGCAGGCCCGCCAGCTCGCCGGCCTGGAGCCGCTCGTACTCGGCGGTGGCGGCGCGCGCCTCCAGGTTTGGCGAGTCCTCGACCAGCGGGCAGATCACGAACGCCTGCCCGCCCTTCGCGACCTCGCGGCGGATCTTCTCGTAGGCCAGTGGGCGCTCGTCTGGGTCGAGCAGGTGGGTGTCGATCTTCTGGCGGCCGGGCGGCAGCTCCCCGATCGTCGAGAGGTCGAGATCGCCGTAGATGCTCAGCGCCAGCGTGCGGGGGATCGGCGTCGCCGTCATCACCAGCAGGTGCGGGTGGCCGCCCTTCTCGCGCAGGGCGATCCGCTGGCGCACCCCGAAGCGGTGCTGCTCGTCCACGACGGCCAGCGCGAGGTTTGCCAGCTCGACGTTCTCCTGGATCACGGCCTGCGTGCCGACCAGGATGTCGATCTCGCCGTCCGCGATGGCCTGGTAGATGCGGCGGCGCTCGGCGGTGCGTGTCGAGCCGGTCAGCAGCCCGACGCGCGGCATTCGCGCCCCGGCTCGCTCCAAGGCCTCGGCGGCCCGCTCGTAGAACGTCGAGATCGAGCGGTAGTGCTGCTCCGAGAGGATCTCGGTCGGGGCCATCAGGCTGCCCTGGGCGCCGTTCTGGACCGCCACGAAGAGGGCGGCGGCGGCAACGGCGGTCTTCCCCGAGCCGACCTCTCCCTGGAGCAGCCGGGTCATCGGCTGGGGGCGGGCGGTGTCCACCAGGATCTCCTGGAGCGAGCTGCGTTGGCCGCCGGTCAGGCGGAACGGCTGCGCGCCGAGGAGGGCGTCGAGGGCGGGCTGTGGCACGTTCAGCGAGGGGGCTGCGACGCCCTGCCACTCGACCTTCCGCTGCACGACGACCAGTTGAATGGCGAACAGCTCGTCGAACGCCAGCCGGCGGCGCGCGATCCGCAGCCGCTCGGGGTCATCTGGGAAATGGACCTGCCGCAGCGCCGCCCCGAGCGGCCAGAGGTCGTACGTTTCGCGGAGCCAGCCGGGCAGCGGATCGGGCGCCGTGTCTGCCAGGGCGTCCACGGCCCACTTGATGCGCTCGCGAACGGTTCGGTCCTGCAAGCCGGCCGTCAGCGGATAGGTGGGGACCATCCGCCGGGTGTGGACCGGTTCCCCGCCATCCTGACCGACCCGTTCCCAGTCCGGGTTCTCGAAGTTCAGGGCGCGGCCGAACTGGGTCAGCTTGCCGCTGATCGCCACCCGTTGCCCGGCCTGGACCGGGCTGAACCGTCCGTGCCGGAACCACGTTGCGCTGACCCGGCCGGTCTGATCTCCGATGGTCGCCACGATCTTGTGAAGGCCGCCGCGCGGGCTTGGCGCGATGTCCACCTGCTGCACAACGCCCACGAAACTGGCGATGGGCTGCATCAGCAGATCGGCCGCGAGGGTGGCCGGCGGGTACGGCTGGTAGCGCGTCGGGTAGTGGCGCAGCAGGTCGCCAAACGCGTGCAGCCCGAGCTTCGCGAACAGTTTGGCCTCTTTCTCCTTGACGCCCTTGACCTCCGCGAGCGGCGTGTCAGCCGTGGCCGCGACGGCCGGCTGTGCGCTCCTGGTGCGCGGGGGTGGCGGGTGGGAGTGGCCCTCACCCGCCCGGCCCTCGGGGATAACGTCACCCACCCGGCCCCCCTCTCCGACGCGGAGAGGGGGGGACCTTCCGGCGTCGTCGCGCACGCCCAGGTCAGGAGCATCATCCGGTACGTGTGTGATGGCTCCCCCTCTCCCGCGTGCGGGGGCGGGGGGCGGGGGGTGGGGGGCATCCCCTGCCGGCCGAGAGCGGGGGGCGTCCCTCGTTGGCTGGGGGTGCCGTGCACTGGCTGTCGGGCGTGTGGTCTGCTCCCCGTTCAACAGCCCGAGCGCCGTCTCCACCCGCACCGCGCGCTCGGCCGGCGGCAGCGTGCCATAGCCGGCCAGCGCGCTGGCGACCGCGCCGGCCAGCCCCCTCAGCCCGGCCAGCTCGGGCCGTCCGCCCTGCGCGATGCGCCCCTGCCAGCGTTCGGCGAACGTGGCGAGGCCCCCCGAGACGGCCTGATCTGCGAAGCCCTTGCTCCGCTCCAGCTCCAGGATCTTGCGGATCGTCTCCAGCTCAGGCGGTGGACGCCGCGCGCCGGGGGCTGCCATCGGATCGGGGACGCCCCGACCTACTCGGCCAGCAGCGTCGCCACGCCGAAGACGCCCGGCCCGGCGTGCGTCCCGAGCACGATGCCGATCTCGGCGCGCTCGACCGGGATGCCCGGCACCCGCTCGCCAACCATCCGCGCCAGCTCGTCAAGGACTTCGGGGGCGTCGCCCTGCGCCACCGCGATCTTCTGGATGCGCCCCTGGCTTGCGACCACGTCCACCAGCCGCCGCATCCCGGCCGCCCGGCTGCGCGGGCGCTCGACCGGGTGCACCTCGCCCTCGCGGACCAGGATCAGCGGCTTGAAGTTCAGCAGCGAGCCCATCAGCGCCTGCGCCCGCCCGATCCGGCCGCCGCGTTGCAGATTCGTCAGCGTGTCCAGCACCACGTGCAAACGCAAGCGCGGCACCCAGGACTCCAGCTCTTTGACGATGGCGGCCGGCTCGATGTCCTGCTGCCCCAGCTCGGCGGCGTGCATCGCCAGCCAGCCCAGGCAGACGGTCGTCTGGCCGCTGTCCACGACGCTCACGCGGCCCTTCCCGATGCGCGCGGCGGCGTTGCGGGCCGACTGGCAGGTGGCGCTGAGGCGGTCGGCCAGGTGGACCGAGATCACGTGATCGCACTCGCCGAGCAGGCGCTCGTAGACCTCTTCGTAGAGGCCAGGGGCGGGCGCGGAGGTCGTCGGCAGCGTCGAGCGCTGCTTCATGAGCCGATAGAAGTCGTCGATACTCAGATCGACCTTGTCGCGGAACGTGTCGCGGTCCCAGATCACGGAGAGCGGGACCATCTCGATGCCCAGCCGCTCCCTGGCATCGCCAGGGAAATCGGCGGTGCTGTCGGTGACAACCCCGATGCGTGGCACGCGCTGGCTACTCCACCGACAGGATGTACGGGTAGTGCGGCTGACCGCCCTCGGCGATCTCCGTCTCGAGATGGGGATACGCGCCGGCGATGGCGTCCGTGAGCGCCACAGCGTCGTCCATGGTGGCGTCAGCGCCGTAGTAGACGGTGACGATGTCGCGGTCGCTGGCGTCGGCCTGGCCCAGCGCGCCGAGCGTCGCCTCGGTGAGCGAGCCGCCGGCCGCCACGAGTTTGTCGTCCAGCAGCGCGATGGCCTGCCCCTGCTGCACGGCCACGCCGTCGATCTCGGCGCTGCGCTCGGCAGTGGTGACCTCGATGGCCGTGACGTGCGCCGCCGAGGCTTCCATCAACTGAACGTTCGTGTCCAGATCCTCGCCGTAGTTGAACGCCAGCAACGCAGCGATGCCGTGCGGCAGCGAGCGCGTCGGCACGATCTTCACGGTGCGCGGCGTCTGCTGGGCCGCCTGCTGCGCGGCGAGCAGAATGTTGCCGTTGTTCGGCAGGATGACCAGATCCTGGTAGCCCACGGAGCTGATCGCCGTCAGGATGTCCTGCACGGACGGATTCATGGACTGGCCGCCCTCGACGATGGCCGCTGCGCCCATGCTGGTGAACAGCGCCTTGAAGCCGGGGCCGGGGCTGACGGCGATGACCCCGATGTTGCTCAGGCCGCTCTGGCCCGCCGCCAGCAGCTTGCCGGCGTCGTGCTGGAGCTGCATGTTCTCGATCTTGACGCTGGAGACGGTCCCGCGGTCGATGGCCCAGTCCAGCGCCTGGCCGGGCGTCTGGGTGTGGATGTGGATGCGGGAGACGGTGCCGTCTCCGACCACCAGGACCGAATCGCCCATCGACTCCATGAAGGCGCGGATCGCCGCTTCGGACTCGGAGGGGTCGGCGATCAGGAACTCGGTGCAGAAGCCCAGGCCGCCCTCGGCCACGTGCTGCGCCGCGACGAGCGCCTGGCTGGCGACGGGCGCTGCCGCCGTCGTCACGTCGTCGTCTTCCAGGGATTCGCCGCGCGTCGTGCGCCAGAGCGCCTCGACGATCAGCTTGTAGCCCTGGCCACCCGCATCCACGACGCCGGCCGCCTGGAGGGCCGGAAGCTGGCTGGTCGTCTCGCGGACGGCGACCTCCGCGACGTGGAGGACGCGCTCCCAAAAGTCGAGCACGTCCACCTTGGCGCGGGCCGCCGCCTGGGCCTCCTCGCCGACCCGCCGTGCGACGGTCAGGATGGTGCCCTCGACCGGCTTGCCGACGGCGCGGTAGCCTGCCTCGGCCGCCCCGGCGAGCCCGGCCGCGAGGTTCTGGACGGTCAGCGTGTTGCAGCCGTCGATGGCCTCGGCGAACCCGCGCACGAGCTGCGAGAGGATCACGCCCGAGTTGCCACGTGCGCCCATCAGCGCGCCGCGCGCCGCCGCCCGCGCGACGGCGTGCGCCTCGGGGGCCAGCTCGACGGCGGCCGCCTCGACGGCGGCGCGCATCGTCATCGACATGTTGGTGCCGGTGTCCCCATCGGGCACCGGGAAAACGTTCAAGGCGTTGACGCTGGCTGCCTTCAGCTCGAGCCAGGAAGCGGCAGCAGCAAAACCAGCCCGCAGATGATCCCCGTTCACCTCGTAGAGCGCGGGGAGGGTCGCTGCGGTGCGATCGGCGCCAGGCTCAAAGGACGGAGAAACGGAGGCCACAGTCCCTCTCGGGGAAGATGAGCGCGCGAAGCTGCGCCCGCCTCCCGTCTCCAGTGTTGTGGCGGCGTCCGAAAACGCCATGCTACACTTCGCACCGCATTATATCGCCTTCGGTTGGCGCGCCGTCTACGGTCGGCAGCCCGCCAGCATGAGCCAGCAGCGGTCTCGCAGCACCGCTCACCATGGTGGGCGACGGCGCTGCGCCTCCTGGAAGCGCTGCCGCTGGCGCCCAAATCGCGATGTTCAACGACGTGCAAGGGACGTGACCGTGAAGGGCCGATGTGAGATTTGTGACAAGACGGTGAGCTTCGGCCACAACGTCAGTCACTCGAACCGCAAGACGAACCGCATGTGGCGGCCGAACGTGCAGAAGGCCATTCTGCTGATCAAGGGTGAGCCGACGCGGGTGCAGGCCTGCACCCGCTGCATCCGCACGAACCGGAAGCACACCGCCACCGCCTGAGCCGCACGTCGCGGGCCAGAAGAATACGCCGCACCGGCCGCTCCCATCGGGGAGCGGCCTTTTGCTGTGTGAGCGACCGCACCCCCATGGGTTTGCCTCACCCCCAATCCGCTGCGCAGCGCGACTATCGGCTTTGTCGACGTCCTCTCCGGCGCGGGGAGGGGATTGGGGGTGAGGT
This is a stretch of genomic DNA from Chloroflexota bacterium. It encodes these proteins:
- a CDS encoding methyltransferase domain-containing protein gives rise to the protein MTTAAFADAHLKQGTHIDPLAPGYRPPTPSEMAQAWKASLPSREFTVYREALLLPGIDDHRTAILDDLSTYYQLSPDECVARCINWEAWSVEEWFSGDRSTLEGMRAFYNSTQSWSFDLSWYAYLQAVGAIYPTSVIAARALRPPAEAPRCLDFGSGIGDLAQLLSALGYTVDLADVSRPLLEFARWRLERRGQRAGYLDLNDVSLPADTYDAVMAKDVLVHVPHFAETVRELHRALRPNGLMIASFDTRPPSPENSWHLYSDDTVLRRTVQDIGFEQVGSMDGHLFVYQRVDADSPAHLLRRGRNALMLGPQRRIVRQLKPLAKRLLRA
- the recG gene encoding ATP-dependent DNA helicase RecG encodes the protein MAAPGARRPPPELETIRKILELERSKGFADQAVSGGLATFAERWQGRIAQGGRPELAGLRGLAGAVASALAGYGTLPPAERAVRVETALGLLNGEQTTRPTASARHPQPTRDAPRSRPAGDAPHPPPPAPARGRGGAITHVPDDAPDLGVRDDAGRSPPLRVGEGGRVGDVIPEGRAGEGHSHPPPPRTRSAQPAVAATADTPLAEVKGVKEKEAKLFAKLGLHAFGDLLRHYPTRYQPYPPATLAADLLMQPIASFVGVVQQVDIAPSPRGGLHKIVATIGDQTGRVSATWFRHGRFSPVQAGQRVAISGKLTQFGRALNFENPDWERVGQDGGEPVHTRRMVPTYPLTAGLQDRTVRERIKWAVDALADTAPDPLPGWLRETYDLWPLGAALRQVHFPDDPERLRIARRRLAFDELFAIQLVVVQRKVEWQGVAAPSLNVPQPALDALLGAQPFRLTGGQRSSLQEILVDTARPQPMTRLLQGEVGSGKTAVAAAALFVAVQNGAQGSLMAPTEILSEQHYRSISTFYERAAEALERAGARMPRVGLLTGSTRTAERRRIYQAIADGEIDILVGTQAVIQENVELANLALAVVDEQHRFGVRQRIALREKGGHPHLLVMTATPIPRTLALSIYGDLDLSTIGELPPGRQKIDTHLLDPDERPLAYEKIRREVAKGGQAFVICPLVEDSPNLEARAATAEYERLQAGELAGLRLGLLHGRMRPADKDRVMREFRDHEFDVLVSTAVVEVGVDIPNASVMLIEGAERFGLAQLHQFRGRVGRGQRQSVCLLLTEEASEATLNRLQVLVDSDSGLALAEHDLKLRGPGDYFGVRQSGFPELQVATLDDVGLVERARKAAEKVLEHDPTLELPRHAGLAALVVQFRRRAGEPN
- a CDS encoding DegV family protein gives rise to the protein MPRIGVVTDSTADFPGDARERLGIEMVPLSVIWDRDTFRDKVDLSIDDFYRLMKQRSTLPTTSAPAPGLYEEVYERLLGECDHVISVHLADRLSATCQSARNAAARIGKGRVSVVDSGQTTVCLGWLAMHAAELGQQDIEPAAIVKELESWVPRLRLHVVLDTLTNLQRGGRIGRAQALMGSLLNFKPLILVREGEVHPVERPRSRAAGMRRLVDVVASQGRIQKIAVAQGDAPEVLDELARMVGERVPGIPVERAEIGIVLGTHAGPGVFGVATLLAE
- a CDS encoding DAK2 domain-containing protein, producing the protein MASVSPSFEPGADRTAATLPALYEVNGDHLRAGFAAAASWLELKAASVNALNVFPVPDGDTGTNMSMTMRAAVEAAAVELAPEAHAVARAAARGALMGARGNSGVILSQLVRGFAEAIDGCNTLTVQNLAAGLAGAAEAGYRAVGKPVEGTILTVARRVGEEAQAAARAKVDVLDFWERVLHVAEVAVRETTSQLPALQAAGVVDAGGQGYKLIVEALWRTTRGESLEDDDVTTAAAPVASQALVAAQHVAEGGLGFCTEFLIADPSESEAAIRAFMESMGDSVLVVGDGTVSRIHIHTQTPGQALDWAIDRGTVSSVKIENMQLQHDAGKLLAAGQSGLSNIGVIAVSPGPGFKALFTSMGAAAIVEGGQSMNPSVQDILTAISSVGYQDLVILPNNGNILLAAQQAAQQTPRTVKIVPTRSLPHGIAALLAFNYGEDLDTNVQLMEASAAHVTAIEVTTAERSAEIDGVAVQQGQAIALLDDKLVAAGGSLTEATLGALGQADASDRDIVTVYYGADATMDDAVALTDAIAGAYPHLETEIAEGGQPHYPYILSVE
- a CDS encoding 50S ribosomal protein L28; its protein translation is MSQQRSRSTAHHGGRRRCASWKRCRWRPNRDVQRRARDVTVKGRCEICDKTVSFGHNVSHSNRKTNRMWRPNVQKAILLIKGEPTRVQACTRCIRTNRKHTATA